Genomic DNA from Candidatus Binataceae bacterium:
CATTTTTCAAAGTCGCGCGCGGCAAGCTCAAGCTGCGGGAACAGCCGCCCGAGGCCTGGCTGATTCACTACGAGCGCGAAGCGGAAAGCGGGCTGATGCTCAGCCGCTACGAGATCGCGCCAGTCGCCTGCACCGAGGGCACGCGTGAGATGCTCGCGCGGGCCCTCGGCGTGCTTGCCGAAGTGCGCAAGTATCGCGAGCTTCTCACCCGGCGTAACGTTCGCCTCCACCTCGATCGCGTCGCGACGCTGGGCAGCTTCGGCGAGATCGAGGCGGTGCTCGACGACCGGTCGCAGGAAGGCGCGGGCGCGGTCTCAGCGCGTGCGGCCGTCGACGAACTGCTCGACGCGCTCGGGGTCGGCACGGGCGATCTCATCGAAGTGTCGTATTTCGAACTGATGACGCGAGACTAACGCGAGGGGGCGTCATTCATCCGCCCCAGGACCTCCTCGGTGAAGCGCAGCGTGAGGCCCCAGATGACCTGGTCGTTGTAGAAGATCGCCGGATGCTCGCTGACCTCTCCGCTCTGGCGGCGGAAGCGATAGGTGCCGCGATAGCTCGAGTCCTCAAGCGCGCTCATCGGGACGAAAAAGATTGCCGCGACTTCCCTGGGATCGGCGCGCAGACCCGTTGCGGCCGGGATGACGCCGACGAACGGCGTTACGTGAATTTCGCTGGTGCGCGCGATCGAGCCCTCGATAGCGCCCAGAACTTCGACGCTCGCAGGATCGATCCCGACCTCCTCCTGCGCCTCGCGGAGCGCCGTGTGCAGCAGGCTTTCGTCGGTCGGATCGACCCGGCCGCCGGGAAACGCCACCTGGCCGCGATGGCTCTCCACGTGATCTGAGCGCCGGATGTAGACCACGTGCAGCTCGTCGTCAAGCTCGAAGATGGGCATCAGCACGGCGGCGCCGCGGCCTGCGCTGGTGCGATGGCGCGCGAGCGGGCCGGCCGGCTCGAGGCCCCGGCGCAGGCGCGCGATGCGCTGCCTGGTTGGTTCGCGCCGATTGATCGGTTCGCGCGCCTTCATGTATCACTGCTGGCGCGCAAGGCAGATAATGCGTGCCAGGCAGTCTCGCCGGTATAAGCGGTCACGATGCGTTACCTGATTGGAAGATATCACGAAATCGCGCTCAAGGGACGCAACCAGTGGCGTTTCGTCGATCAGTTGAAGCGCAACGTGCGGGCGATTTTTTCCGACTTCGAGCTCGGCGCGATGCGCAGCGAAGGCCCGCGGCTGATCGTCGAGCTGCCTGACGCGATCGGCGATGAAGTCGCCGCCCGGCGCGCGGCGCTGCTCTTCGGTATCCAGAATTTTTCGCTGAGCCGCGCGGTTGCGCGCGATATCGAGGCGATCAAGCGCGAGGCGATCGCGATCGCGCGGGCGCATCCGGGCGCCGCGAGCTTTCGCGTGCGCGCGACGCGCTCCGACAAGCGCTTCGCGCTCAATTCGATGGAAATCGACCAGGTGGTCGGCGCCGTGGTCAAGGACGAAACGGAACTTAAAGTGGATCTTGAGAATCCCGAGATCGTTATCACGGTCGAGATCCTCCCCGACGCCGCCTACGTCGCCGACGGCAAGCGGCCGGGCGCAGGCGGCTTGCCCGTGGGTATCACCGGACACGGGTTGGCGCTGCTTTCCGGCGGAATCGACTCGCCGGTCGCTGCCTATCGCCTGATGCGCCGGGGGCTCAGGCTCGATTTCGTCCACTTCCACAGTCATCCGCTGGTCTCGGCTGCGAGCCGCGAGAAGGCGGCTGAGCTCGCCGAGCATCTCACGCGCTACCAGTCGCGCTCGACCCTGATGCTGATCCCGTTCGCCGACATCCAGCGCGAGATCGTCGCACGCGCACTGCGTCCGCTGCGGGTCGTACTCTACCGCCGCTTCATGGTGCGGATCGCCGCCGCGATCGCCCGCCGCGCCGGCGCGCGCGCGCTGGTCACCGGCGAGAGCCTCGGCCAGGTCGCCTCGCAGACGCTCGAGAACATGACCGTCATCGAGGAGGCCGCCGGGCTGCCGATGCTGCGTCCGCTGGTCGGAATGGACAAGAACGAAATCGTCGAGCAGGCGCGCGTGCTCGGCACTTTCGAAACCTCGGTTCAACCCGACCAGGATTGCTGCTCGCTGTTCGTTCCGCCCCATCCCGAGACCCACGCCAACCTCGACGAGGTGCGCGCGGCCGAGAGCGCGCTCGCGGTCGAGACGATGGTGGCCGATGCGGTGCGCAAGGCGGAGGTCATCCGCTTCAGGTTTCCGCAGGCGCAGGTCTAGCCGCAGCTACCCGACAGAGTTGACCGGAGCTAACCGAGAAACCGCAGCCAGGCGATATCGATCGCGAGCGTGATCGCGGTTACCGGCAAGCCGACCTTCAGATACTCGACGAAGCTAATCTCGATACCGTCGCGGCGCGCCTGCTCGATCACGATCAAATTCGCCATCGAGCCGAGCAGGGTGAGGTTTCCGGCGAGCGTGCTCGCGCTCGCAAGCACCAGCCCGGTAGTCATCCCTTGGCTGATCTGCGGATAGATCGGCTTGAACAGCAGCACGGCAGGAACATTGCTGACCACGTTGGAGAGTGCCGCCGCGGCGAGCGAGAGCACGCCGACGTTTTCAAGGTGCTCGGGTCCCGCGGCCTGCACCAGATGCTTCAGCAGATGGGTGGTTTCGGCGCCTTTGACCACGATGAACAGTCCCGCGAACATCACCAGCAGCGTCCAGTCGATCTGCTCATAGATGGAGCGCGGCTCCGTGTGCCGGGTAAACAGGAGCGCGGCGCCGCCGCCGAGCGCCACCAGGTGCGTCGGATACCCCATGGCGAACAGCAGCAGCACCACGGCGGCGACGATCGACGATTTGATCAGATGCCATCGGCGCTCTGGCGGGGGCGCCGGCAGATGCAGATCGTCGCGCCGCCGGATCCGGCTGAGACGCCCATGATAGAGCCAGGCGATGACGCCGTAGTCGACCACAAGGCTCGCCAGGGCGAGCGGCGCCATCCTGACCGCGAAGGCCGAATAGCCGATGCCGGCGAAGCCCGCGACGATCATGTTTTGCGGGTTGCCGGTGATGGTCGCTACGCTGCCGATGTTGCTGCCGGTCGCGAGCGCGAGCAGGAGCGGCGCGGCGTCGATCTCCAGGATGCGGGCGACTTCGATCAGCGGTCCCGCCAGCGCCAGGCAGACCACGTCGTTGATGAAAAACGCGGCCAGCACGCCCGAGGCGAGCACGGTCATCGCGAGCAGCGCGTATCCCGCATGTGCGCGCTCCAGGAGCCAGCGC
This window encodes:
- a CDS encoding anion transporter; this translates as MMRAVELRLAVPLGIFAFTYLVFAIGNFPGLQLDRTGAALAGALLMVATGSLSESRALAAIDFHTLLLLLGMMIIVANLRISGAFALVARWLLERAHAGYALLAMTVLASGVLAAFFINDVVCLALAGPLIEVARILEIDAAPLLLALATGSNIGSVATITGNPQNMIVAGFAGIGYSAFAVRMAPLALASLVVDYGVIAWLYHGRLSRIRRRDDLHLPAPPPERRWHLIKSSIVAAVVLLLFAMGYPTHLVALGGGAALLFTRHTEPRSIYEQIDWTLLVMFAGLFIVVKGAETTHLLKHLVQAAGPEHLENVGVLSLAAAALSNVVSNVPAVLLFKPIYPQISQGMTTGLVLASASTLAGNLTLLGSMANLIVIEQARRDGIEISFVEYLKVGLPVTAITLAIDIAWLRFLG
- the thiI gene encoding tRNA uracil 4-sulfurtransferase ThiI; this encodes MRYLIGRYHEIALKGRNQWRFVDQLKRNVRAIFSDFELGAMRSEGPRLIVELPDAIGDEVAARRAALLFGIQNFSLSRAVARDIEAIKREAIAIARAHPGAASFRVRATRSDKRFALNSMEIDQVVGAVVKDETELKVDLENPEIVITVEILPDAAYVADGKRPGAGGLPVGITGHGLALLSGGIDSPVAAYRLMRRGLRLDFVHFHSHPLVSAASREKAAELAEHLTRYQSRSTLMLIPFADIQREIVARALRPLRVVLYRRFMVRIAAAIARRAGARALVTGESLGQVASQTLENMTVIEEAAGLPMLRPLVGMDKNEIVEQARVLGTFETSVQPDQDCCSLFVPPHPETHANLDEVRAAESALAVETMVADAVRKAEVIRFRFPQAQV
- a CDS encoding CoA pyrophosphatase is translated as MKAREPINRREPTRQRIARLRRGLEPAGPLARHRTSAGRGAAVLMPIFELDDELHVVYIRRSDHVESHRGQVAFPGGRVDPTDESLLHTALREAQEEVGIDPASVEVLGAIEGSIARTSEIHVTPFVGVIPAATGLRADPREVAAIFFVPMSALEDSSYRGTYRFRRQSGEVSEHPAIFYNDQVIWGLTLRFTEEVLGRMNDAPSR
- a CDS encoding class IV adenylate cyclase; this encodes MRNLEAKFRLSDLDAARAAARGLGYSARQSFTQRDTFFKVARGKLKLREQPPEAWLIHYEREAESGLMLSRYEIAPVACTEGTREMLARALGVLAEVRKYRELLTRRNVRLHLDRVATLGSFGEIEAVLDDRSQEGAGAVSARAAVDELLDALGVGTGDLIEVSYFELMTRD